A genome region from Dictyoglomus sp. includes the following:
- a CDS encoding ABC transporter permease: MKEDSFMKGLLWNILSPLFSVLLALILGGFVILSLGYNPIEIYAQVIGFALGNPIGWGYVLFNSTSLILAGLAVAVAFKGGLFNIGVEGQLLVGGLLSAVVGLSLPKMPWIIHFPIVLLSAMVGGMIWAGIPGFLKAKLGVHEVINTIMMNWIAYALTNYLVVNVVRETGVVYPLPQTAELPPSATLPRLGGFFQKFGINIPESNPVNASLFISLFMLILVYYLLWRTKIGYEIRAVGSNSLAAENGGINIQRTIIKTMFLSGALAGLASINDVLGYRHRFLDNFSHGLGFTGIAVALLGKNHPVGILFASLLFGALYRMAIGMDVFTHIPREIISILQALIIITVAVGNEIFTRMIMRRRKF, from the coding sequence TTGAAAGAAGATTCTTTTATGAAAGGTCTATTATGGAATATATTAAGTCCTTTATTTTCAGTCCTTTTAGCTTTAATATTAGGAGGATTTGTAATTTTATCTCTTGGATACAATCCTATTGAAATATATGCTCAAGTGATAGGTTTTGCTTTAGGAAATCCCATAGGATGGGGATATGTTCTATTTAATTCCACTTCTTTAATTTTAGCAGGTTTGGCTGTTGCAGTTGCCTTTAAGGGTGGATTGTTTAATATCGGAGTAGAAGGTCAGTTATTAGTGGGAGGATTACTTTCCGCTGTAGTTGGTCTTTCGTTACCTAAAATGCCTTGGATTATTCATTTTCCTATTGTTTTATTATCCGCGATGGTAGGAGGAATGATATGGGCAGGAATTCCTGGTTTTTTAAAGGCTAAACTAGGAGTTCATGAAGTTATAAATACTATTATGATGAATTGGATTGCGTATGCCTTAACAAATTACCTAGTAGTAAACGTAGTAAGAGAGACTGGAGTGGTTTATCCTCTACCTCAGACCGCAGAACTTCCTCCGTCTGCGACTTTACCTCGTTTAGGAGGCTTCTTTCAAAAATTTGGAATAAATATTCCCGAAAGCAATCCTGTTAATGCTTCTTTATTTATTAGTCTTTTTATGCTTATTCTGGTTTATTATCTTTTATGGAGGACCAAAATTGGATACGAAATTAGAGCAGTAGGAAGTAATTCCTTGGCAGCAGAAAATGGTGGAATAAACATACAAAGAACTATAATAAAAACAATGTTTCTTTCTGGAGCGTTAGCTGGATTGGCAAGTATTAATGATGTTTTAGGATATAGACATAGATTTCTTGATAATTTTTCTCATGGACTGGGATTTACTGGTATTGCTGTAGCATTATTAGGAAAGAATCATCCTGTTGGGATTCTTTTTGCTTCTTTACTCTTTGGAGCTTTATATAGAATGGCAATTGGTATGGATGTATTTACTCATATACCAAGGGAAATTATATCAATATTACAAGCGTTAATTATTATTACTGTTGCAGTAGGAAATGAAATATTTACAAGGATGATTATGAGAAGGAGGAAATTTTAA
- a CDS encoding BMP family ABC transporter substrate-binding protein: MKKGFILSLVLLILIFSLSPITAQKKFRIGIVYDVGGRGDKSFNDAAYAGLQKAIKLLKVEGKDMEPGPGGANREELLRTLAEQNYDLVVGVGFLFTDAIIKVATEFPKVKFAIVDGYVEGFPNVSSLLFNEHEGSFLVGAIAGLMTKTNIVGFVGGMDIPLIHKFEVGYKAGAMYVNPKVKVLINYIGVTGEAFKDPVKGKELALAQYKQGADIIYHASGASGEGVFEAAKETGKYAIGVDSPQAWIAPGRIITSMLKRVDEAIYLTVKDVVEGKFKGGPRYFGLANGGVDYEYSEYTKNLIPLKVKNHVDVLKKKIINKEIIVPYDDKTFEEFKAKYLKK, encoded by the coding sequence ATGAAAAAGGGATTTATTTTATCTTTAGTTCTTCTAATTCTCATCTTTTCTTTAAGTCCAATTACAGCTCAAAAAAAATTTAGAATTGGTATTGTTTATGATGTAGGTGGAAGAGGAGATAAGTCCTTCAATGATGCTGCCTACGCAGGACTTCAAAAAGCTATAAAACTTCTTAAGGTTGAAGGAAAGGATATGGAGCCAGGTCCTGGAGGAGCAAATAGAGAAGAGCTATTAAGAACTTTGGCAGAGCAGAATTACGATTTAGTAGTTGGTGTAGGATTCTTATTCACTGATGCTATAATCAAAGTTGCGACAGAATTTCCAAAGGTAAAATTTGCAATAGTAGATGGATATGTGGAAGGATTTCCAAATGTTTCTTCGCTTCTATTCAACGAACATGAGGGTTCCTTTTTAGTAGGAGCTATTGCTGGATTAATGACTAAAACAAACATTGTAGGATTTGTAGGGGGAATGGATATTCCTTTGATTCATAAATTTGAGGTAGGATATAAAGCAGGTGCTATGTATGTAAATCCTAAAGTAAAGGTATTAATTAATTACATAGGAGTAACAGGGGAAGCATTTAAAGATCCAGTAAAAGGAAAAGAATTAGCTTTAGCTCAATATAAACAAGGCGCAGATATTATATATCACGCTTCAGGAGCATCAGGAGAAGGAGTTTTTGAGGCAGCTAAAGAGACAGGAAAATATGCTATTGGTGTAGATTCTCCTCAAGCTTGGATTGCTCCTGGGCGAATTATTACAAGTATGCTAAAGAGGGTTGATGAGGCTATATATCTCACAGTAAAGGATGTAGTTGAAGGAAAATTTAAGGGAGGTCCTAGATATTTTGGATTAGCTAATGGTGGAGTCGATTATGAATATAGTGAATATACAAAAAACTTAATTCCTCTTAAGGTTAAAAATCATGTAGATGTTTTAAAGAAGAAGATAATAAATAAAGAAATTATTGTTCCCTATGATGATAAGACTTTTGAAGAATTTAAGGCAAAATATCTAAAGAAATAA
- a CDS encoding ABC transporter ATP-binding protein — protein MNEIIKLEGIVKKFPGVIANDSINLSIKEGEIHAIVGENGAGKSTLMKILYGLYRPDKGKIFIRGKEVHITEPKVAISLGIGMVHQHFMLIPPFTVVENIILGSEPKKKLSLDYDRAVLKVKNLSESIGFNIDPNAKVESLSVGQAQRVEILKLLYRGADILILDEPTSVLAPQEVEELFNILKKLNAQGKTIIFISHKLNEVLAISHRVTVMRRGKVVKTLNTKETNKQELAQLMVGREVFLQVEKGSYKPGEEVLKVENLTVKNRRGLIAVKDVSFNIREGEIVGIAGVEGNGQSELVEALVGLLPIEKGKIYIKGKDVSKESVLKRRALLGHIPEDRHKRGLILDFSLAENAILGLHYLPNFSRGLFLDYKAIFNNAENLVKEYDVRTPNVKIPVRNLSGGNQQKIVAGREISISPYLLIASQPTRGLDIGATEFIYKLLVKLRDEGKAVLLVSADLDEILNLSDRILVMYNGKIVGSFYNKDIDEKELGYYMMGIKKQDLEKEALV, from the coding sequence GTGAATGAAATTATTAAATTAGAGGGAATTGTAAAAAAATTTCCTGGGGTTATAGCAAATGATAGTATTAATCTTTCCATCAAAGAAGGAGAGATTCATGCAATTGTTGGAGAAAATGGTGCAGGAAAATCTACTTTGATGAAAATTCTTTATGGATTATATCGTCCTGATAAAGGAAAGATATTTATAAGGGGAAAAGAAGTACATATTACGGAACCTAAAGTTGCTATTTCCCTAGGAATTGGTATGGTTCATCAGCATTTTATGCTAATTCCACCTTTTACTGTGGTGGAAAATATTATTCTTGGATCAGAGCCGAAGAAAAAATTATCTTTGGATTACGATAGAGCAGTTTTAAAGGTAAAGAACTTATCGGAAAGTATAGGATTTAATATAGATCCTAATGCAAAAGTAGAGAGTCTTTCTGTAGGTCAAGCTCAGAGAGTTGAAATATTGAAACTTTTATATAGAGGAGCTGATATTTTAATTCTTGATGAACCTACCTCAGTTTTAGCTCCCCAAGAGGTTGAGGAGCTTTTTAATATATTAAAAAAATTAAATGCACAAGGGAAAACTATAATTTTTATCTCTCATAAACTGAATGAAGTTTTAGCTATATCTCATAGAGTAACTGTTATGAGAAGAGGAAAGGTAGTTAAAACCCTAAATACAAAAGAGACTAATAAGCAAGAATTAGCACAACTCATGGTAGGAAGAGAAGTATTTTTGCAAGTAGAGAAAGGTTCTTATAAACCGGGAGAGGAAGTCTTGAAGGTAGAAAATCTCACAGTAAAAAACAGGAGAGGTTTAATAGCGGTTAAAGATGTAAGTTTTAATATAAGGGAAGGAGAGATTGTAGGAATTGCTGGAGTAGAAGGAAATGGACAATCGGAATTAGTTGAGGCGTTGGTAGGGTTATTACCTATTGAAAAAGGAAAAATCTATATAAAAGGAAAAGATGTTTCTAAGGAATCAGTTTTAAAACGAAGAGCTTTATTGGGACATATACCCGAAGATAGACATAAAAGAGGACTTATTCTTGATTTTTCTTTAGCAGAAAATGCTATATTAGGGCTTCATTACTTACCAAATTTTTCAAGGGGATTATTCCTTGATTATAAGGCAATTTTTAATAATGCAGAAAATTTAGTGAAGGAGTATGATGTAAGAACTCCAAATGTTAAAATTCCAGTAAGAAATCTTTCTGGGGGGAATCAACAAAAAATAGTTGCAGGAAGAGAGATTAGTATTTCTCCATATCTTCTTATAGCTTCTCAGCCTACACGAGGATTAGATATTGGAGCTACGGAGTTTATTTATAAACTTTTAGTTAAACTAAGAGATGAAGGAAAGGCGGTTCTTCTCGTTTCTGCAGATTTAGATGAGATTTTAAATTTAAGTGATAGAATTTTAGTTATGTATAATGGGAAAATAGTTGGTTCCTTTTACAACAAGGATATTGATGAAAAAGAATTAGGATATTATATGATGGGAATTAAAAAACAAGATTTAGAAAAGGAGGCTTTAGTTTGA
- a CDS encoding 1-acyl-sn-glycerol-3-phosphate acyltransferase has product MKKISKFFYKFLAYIVRILLKIIWGYKVYGIENLPNPPYLITANHLSLLDPILIGAIYDFRLYYLAKEEIFKFSIARPFLEWLGAVNVNRKEFKKESWKKIKELIEKKNILVIFPEGTRNINPDKGLLSFKAGAATLALQYGLKIVPIGIIGTDKIWGRGRKFPKFNYKVIVKIGKPIEVPKILKPTKEDIVKINQKMKESISTLIK; this is encoded by the coding sequence ATGAAAAAAATATCTAAGTTTTTTTATAAATTCCTTGCATATATTGTCCGGATCCTATTAAAAATTATTTGGGGATATAAAGTATATGGAATAGAGAATCTTCCTAATCCTCCTTATCTTATTACTGCAAATCATTTAAGTCTTCTAGATCCTATTTTAATTGGAGCTATTTATGATTTTAGACTTTATTATCTGGCTAAAGAAGAAATCTTTAAATTCTCCATTGCAAGACCCTTCTTAGAATGGCTGGGAGCAGTTAATGTTAATAGAAAGGAATTCAAAAAGGAATCTTGGAAAAAGATAAAGGAGTTAATTGAGAAAAAAAATATATTAGTAATTTTTCCAGAGGGAACAAGAAATATAAATCCTGATAAGGGTTTACTATCTTTTAAGGCTGGTGCAGCAACTTTAGCTCTTCAGTATGGTCTTAAAATTGTGCCTATAGGAATTATTGGAACTGATAAAATATGGGGTAGAGGGAGAAAATTTCCAAAATTCAATTACAAGGTTATAGTTAAAATAGGAAAGCCTATAGAAGTTCCTAAGATTTTAAAGCCAACAAAGGAAGATATTGTAAAAATAAATCAAAAAATGAAAGAGTCAATATCAACATTAATAAAATGA
- the der gene encoding ribosome biogenesis GTPase Der has translation MVSFRDLLYLREDIPVVSILGRPNVGKSTLFNRISGENKAITADIPGVTRDPLVHLCEYEGKFFYIIDTAGWGLSDSLSNILQERILEVINTSDLLIFVVDGREELTSLDLEFADILRKASKTVILVVNKMEGRIDREEYLAVYTSLGFENILPISALHKDNLDELISKILEYLPYSKIKEEQEKVIKFAFVGRPNSGKSSLLNALIGKYRNIVSEIPGTTRDAIDILWEYNGRKYIIVDTPGLRRPSRVEEGLEELSVRKALQTVKKVDVVLMVIDLSIGIREQEKRILHYIEEKGKSCLIIFNKTDLIPSLNARRELEKTLKIQLEPFDYFPYIFTSAIKNYNVKKIIPWVEKLYSIRNIRIPTSQLNQALREIVEKVNFSKKGKLLKFFYITQVDIAPPRFILFVNYPELVKSNVINFLENEFRDYFSFIGTPLIFEVRGRT, from the coding sequence ATGGTTTCCTTTAGAGATTTATTATATTTAAGAGAAGACATTCCTGTAGTAAGCATCTTGGGAAGACCAAACGTTGGAAAGTCGACTCTTTTTAATAGAATTTCAGGAGAAAATAAGGCCATTACTGCAGATATTCCAGGAGTTACAAGAGATCCTTTAGTTCATCTTTGTGAATATGAGGGAAAATTTTTTTATATAATAGATACTGCTGGATGGGGGCTATCAGATTCCTTAAGTAATATACTTCAAGAGAGAATTTTAGAAGTGATTAATACTAGTGATCTTCTAATTTTTGTTGTAGATGGAAGAGAAGAATTAACAAGCTTAGATTTAGAATTTGCAGATATTTTGAGAAAAGCAAGTAAGACAGTGATTTTAGTGGTAAATAAAATGGAAGGAAGAATTGATAGAGAAGAGTATCTAGCAGTATATACATCTCTTGGATTTGAGAATATTCTTCCTATATCCGCTCTTCATAAAGATAATTTAGATGAATTAATTTCAAAAATTTTAGAATATCTTCCCTATTCTAAAATTAAAGAGGAGCAAGAAAAGGTTATAAAATTTGCTTTTGTGGGAAGACCAAATAGTGGAAAATCATCTCTTCTTAATGCTCTTATTGGTAAATATAGAAATATTGTTAGTGAAATTCCGGGAACTACAAGAGATGCTATAGATATTCTTTGGGAATATAATGGTAGAAAATATATAATTGTAGATACTCCTGGATTAAGGAGACCGTCGAGGGTTGAAGAGGGATTAGAAGAATTATCAGTAAGAAAGGCACTACAAACAGTAAAAAAAGTTGATGTAGTTTTAATGGTAATAGATCTTTCTATTGGAATAAGGGAACAAGAAAAAAGGATTTTACATTATATTGAAGAGAAAGGTAAGTCATGTCTTATTATTTTCAACAAAACTGATCTTATTCCTTCTTTAAATGCAAGAAGAGAATTAGAAAAAACTTTAAAAATTCAATTGGAACCTTTTGATTATTTTCCATATATTTTTACATCCGCTATAAAAAATTATAATGTAAAAAAAATCATTCCATGGGTTGAGAAACTATATTCCATAAGAAATATTAGAATTCCCACATCGCAGTTAAACCAAGCTTTAAGAGAAATTGTAGAAAAAGTCAATTTTAGCAAAAAGGGTAAACTTCTTAAGTTTTTCTATATAACTCAGGTAGATATAGCTCCCCCTAGATTTATTCTCTTTGTAAATTATCCTGAACTTGTTAAATCAAATGTTATAAACTTTCTTGAGAATGAATTTCGAGATTATTTCTCTTTTATAGGGACACCTTTAATATTTGAAGTAAGAGGTAGAACATAA
- the ispH gene encoding 4-hydroxy-3-methylbut-2-enyl diphosphate reductase: protein MKIFLITPIGFCSGVRKSINLAMKIRGEKEEVFTLGTLVHNPRVIEELAFKNIKMWDSREKPRNKVLIIRAHGLPKEELEEYKNLGNEIFDATCSLVKRVQILSEFLTKNGYKVIIIGEENHPEVKGILSYTNGKGVVIQKIEDLDKIEKFPRIGVVSQTTQNWEDVKKIIDKILDKGKEIRIFNTICPEVEERQRKLDYLSKDLDTILVLGGKNSANTKRLFQIAKKYKRAYHIENIEELEKNWFKEEDKIGIISGTSTPDSFINDVVERLREWFPLEIYYI from the coding sequence ATGAAAATATTTTTAATAACTCCTATAGGTTTTTGTTCTGGTGTCAGAAAATCTATAAATTTAGCTATGAAAATAAGGGGTGAAAAGGAAGAAGTTTTTACCCTAGGAACTTTAGTTCATAATCCAAGAGTAATAGAAGAGCTGGCTTTTAAAAATATAAAGATGTGGGATTCAAGAGAAAAGCCGAGAAATAAAGTTTTGATAATTAGAGCTCATGGATTGCCAAAGGAAGAACTTGAAGAATATAAAAATTTAGGGAATGAAATTTTTGATGCCACATGTTCTTTAGTAAAAAGAGTTCAAATTCTTTCAGAATTTTTAACAAAAAATGGATATAAGGTAATTATTATAGGAGAAGAAAATCATCCAGAGGTTAAAGGTATTCTAAGTTATACTAATGGAAAAGGAGTTGTAATCCAAAAAATTGAAGATTTAGATAAGATAGAAAAATTTCCCAGAATTGGAGTTGTTTCCCAAACTACTCAAAATTGGGAAGACGTGAAAAAAATAATAGATAAAATTTTAGATAAAGGAAAAGAAATAAGAATATTTAATACTATATGTCCTGAAGTAGAAGAAAGACAGAGAAAATTAGATTATCTTTCAAAGGATTTAGATACTATTTTAGTTTTGGGAGGGAAAAATAGCGCAAATACAAAGCGATTATTTCAAATAGCTAAAAAATATAAAAGAGCTTATCATATAGAAAATATTGAAGAATTGGAGAAAAATTGGTTTAAAGAGGAAGATAAAATAGGTATAATAAGTGGAACTTCAACTCCTGATTCTTTTATAAATGATGTTGTAGAAAGGTTGAGAGAATGGTTTCCTTTAGAGATTTATTATATTTAA
- a CDS encoding ABC transporter permease, with product MISALFSWETIASAIRMATPLAFASLGGVYSERSGVVNIALEGIMLVGAFFAAVFVYFFKNPWFAIFMAGIFGTFLSLIHAIVSINFKVNQIVSGVALNMLATGGTTFLSRLIFKAAGSSPHLEGLAPWSIPGLSSIPGIGKLFLNLSPLIIIMFFTVIFSHFILFKTVFGLRLRSVGENPHAADTLGINVYLYRYIAVLISGFLGGVGGAFLSLEHARVFVETMTVGRGFIALAAMIFGKWTPFGSLGACLLFGLAEAIRMRLEGVGIPTQFIQMIPYILTMLILAGVVGKATAPAADGIPYEKEEL from the coding sequence ATGATTTCTGCTCTCTTTTCTTGGGAGACTATAGCTTCTGCAATAAGAATGGCAACACCTTTAGCTTTTGCTTCTCTGGGGGGAGTATATTCAGAAAGAAGTGGAGTTGTGAATATTGCTTTAGAAGGAATAATGCTTGTAGGTGCTTTTTTTGCAGCAGTATTTGTCTACTTTTTTAAAAATCCTTGGTTTGCCATTTTTATGGCAGGAATATTTGGAACCTTTCTTTCTTTGATTCATGCAATCGTCTCTATTAACTTTAAAGTTAATCAAATTGTAAGCGGTGTTGCTTTAAATATGCTAGCAACAGGAGGTACTACTTTCTTATCTCGTTTAATTTTTAAAGCAGCGGGATCCTCCCCCCACTTAGAAGGATTAGCTCCCTGGTCTATTCCAGGTTTATCTTCAATTCCTGGTATTGGTAAACTTTTTTTAAATCTTTCTCCTCTAATTATTATAATGTTCTTTACTGTCATTTTTTCTCATTTTATATTGTTTAAAACAGTATTTGGTTTAAGGTTAAGATCGGTAGGGGAAAATCCTCATGCTGCAGATACTTTGGGAATAAATGTGTATCTATATAGATATATTGCAGTCCTTATAAGTGGATTTCTTGGAGGAGTAGGAGGAGCATTTTTATCTTTGGAACATGCAAGAGTTTTTGTGGAAACCATGACAGTAGGAAGAGGATTTATTGCTTTAGCCGCAATGATTTTTGGTAAATGGACTCCATTTGGATCTTTAGGGGCATGCCTTCTCTTTGGTTTAGCAGAGGCAATAAGAATGCGATTGGAAGGAGTAGGAATTCCTACTCAGTTTATTCAAATGATTCCTTACATTCTTACTATGTTAATTCTTGCGGGTGTTGTTGGAAAAGCAACTGCTCCAGCAGCTGACGGTATTCCTTATGAAAAGGAGGAACTATAA
- a CDS encoding 1-acyl-sn-glycerol-3-phosphate acyltransferase → MKRRNYNNIFQAIIYKELALLFRILLRSLYKLEVKGLENIPKKGPVIIAPNHESSLDILAVASVVPRLVKALGKIERFDYPIWGRIAKFLGGIPVTREHPEKSAILKVFKALDEGNVLVIFPEGTRKFSNKTKGPRRGVGYFASRRNVPVIPTAIIGAYKIWPPEKKVPRLKGKLKVIFGNPVYYEFEKTKENEEKFTSLIMEHIKNLREYDEKNI, encoded by the coding sequence ATGAAAAGGAGGAACTATAACAATATTTTTCAAGCTATAATATATAAAGAATTAGCTTTACTTTTTAGAATTCTTCTAAGGAGTCTTTATAAACTTGAAGTAAAGGGATTAGAAAATATTCCCAAAAAGGGGCCTGTCATTATTGCTCCGAATCATGAGAGTAGCTTAGATATTTTAGCAGTAGCATCAGTAGTTCCACGCTTAGTTAAAGCTCTTGGGAAGATTGAAAGATTTGATTATCCTATATGGGGAAGAATAGCAAAATTTTTAGGAGGAATTCCTGTGACAAGAGAACATCCAGAGAAGTCTGCAATATTAAAAGTATTTAAAGCTTTAGATGAAGGAAATGTTCTAGTGATATTTCCTGAAGGAACAAGAAAATTTTCAAATAAAACAAAAGGTCCAAGAAGAGGAGTTGGATATTTTGCTTCCCGTAGAAATGTTCCTGTTATACCTACTGCTATTATTGGGGCATATAAAATATGGCCTCCTGAGAAAAAAGTTCCCCGTTTAAAAGGGAAGTTAAAAGTTATTTTTGGAAATCCTGTATATTATGAGTTTGAAAAAACAAAAGAGAATGAAGAAAAATTTACTAGTTTAATTATGGAACATATAAAAAATCTACGAGAATATGATGAAAAAAATATCTAA